The DNA region AAAACTTTCAGGTCCGATGACACCCACAGAGGATAAAGAAGCTGATTTTAAACAGTATCACGCTTTTTTTGATGGGGTGGAGGGGAAGTATGTATAAATGTTATTAAAAACTTTGGAATGCTAATGTAAGTAATGCTCTGTTTATTAATTAGGATAATACTTTCCTTATAACTACTAATAATGTTGTCGTTTATCGATTTTTTTAGTCTTTCATCTGGTATTAAGATGTTAATTTTTCGTTAATCTAATACTGTTGTAATTTTAATTGGGTCAATTGATTAATTGACTTTCCCCTACTTTTTAATGTCTCATATGATGTTTGTTGACAATAAGTTTTGTTGATGGATATCTCTTTAAATATATCTAAATGAAAATAAAAAAGGGGGTAAGTAGTTGGTTAAAAATAGCTGCTGGTTTTGCAGTAATTTCAGTGTCCTTGAGTTTTGGTTCTATGTTTTTTGGACCAGGTTATAGCGATGTACAGCCAATCGGATCATTTGTTAATGGAAACTTTCCAGACGTTGATCTTGATCAAGATCCTTATGAAATTGCCTATCCAAATATAAGATTCGATTGGCCATTAACATACTCTATCGTGCCCGGTCAAACTAGAGTAATTGTCGGGCAGCTCGATGGAAAGATTTATTGGATGGAAGATAACCAAGCAGTTCCAAATAAGAACTTATTAGTTGATTTTTCTAATGAAATTGGTGATGCCGTTTCACCAAATATTGAAGTTTGGGATGGAGGCCTATTGGGATTGGAAATTCATCCGGAATTTGGCACACAAGGTAAAAACTACATATATATTTATTATACCACGGAATCGGAGACAGGTGATGAGACTTTAAATAGTGGTGGTAATGGAACGTTTGGTTGTGATTTATCCAATTTTCATGGAAATTACATTCATTTAGATCGCTTCGAAGTGAATCCGTCGAATATGTCATTCATTTTAGATTCTAGAGTGCGTATGATGCGTCGTCGAATGTTGAATACTACTCATAGAGGTGGTGCAATGGAATTTGGTGATGACGGTTTTCTTTATATAGCCACAGGAGAGCAAGGTAGGGCTGTAAATGCACAAAATATTGTTGATAATTTGGATGGAGGTGTATTGCGTATAGATGTGGATATGAATTCAGATAGGAGTCATCCACCAAATAGGGTAATGCCTGAAGATGCTGGTGAGTCTGATGAATTTACGGGTAGGCTATATTGGATACCTAATGACAATCCCTTCGTTAGTACTTCAGGTGATAATTTTGAGGAATATTATACGGTAGGTAACCGAAGCCCTCATAGAATGAGTAAAGACTCTCAAACAGGCAAGTTGTTTATAGGTGAAGTTGGGCAAAGCACTCATGATGAAATAAATATTGTTGCTAAAGGGAAAAATTATGGTTGGCCTGTTTGGGAAGGAGAAATTGCGGGTCCTTTTAATCAATGTAATATTCAAATGCTGAATAATATGGAACATGAAGTTCCTTTGACTTCATTTAGTAGGGATGATGCTAAATCAATAATAGGAGGTCAGGTGTATCGTGGGTCTGAATTTACGTCCTATAATGGAAAATATATTTCCGCTGATTGGCTTACACAGAAAATTTTTTCTGTTGATATTAATAATGGTAGCCATGTAACCTTAGGTACATTGCCCAAAAGACCGATTTCTTTTGGCGAAGGGTCAGACGGTAACATATATTATTTACTACAGGGTAACAATGTACAATTATTGCGTTTTGTAGCCCCTTTATTGTCATCTGGCGCGCCACAGTTACTTTCTGAAACGGGAGTTTTTACAGATATGAATAACCTAAAAGTGACCAATGGATTTGTTCCTTACGAAACGATTGATGCATTTTGGTCTGATGGCGCAGTAAAGAAACGTTGGATGGCATTGCCTAATGATGGAACCTATGATTCGGAGGAAGAACAAATTCAATATTCGGAAAATGGAAATTGGATTTTTCCTGTAGGTTCTGTTTTGGTTAAACATTTTGATTATCCTACTAATGAAAATAATCCAGATATTACAATTAAAATAGAAACGCGATTTTCTATAAAAAATAGTGATGATAATTGGACTTTTTTATCCTA from Maribacter dokdonensis DSW-8 includes:
- a CDS encoding PQQ-dependent sugar dehydrogenase — protein: MKIKKGVSSWLKIAAGFAVISVSLSFGSMFFGPGYSDVQPIGSFVNGNFPDVDLDQDPYEIAYPNIRFDWPLTYSIVPGQTRVIVGQLDGKIYWMEDNQAVPNKNLLVDFSNEIGDAVSPNIEVWDGGLLGLEIHPEFGTQGKNYIYIYYTTESETGDETLNSGGNGTFGCDLSNFHGNYIHLDRFEVNPSNMSFILDSRVRMMRRRMLNTTHRGGAMEFGDDGFLYIATGEQGRAVNAQNIVDNLDGGVLRIDVDMNSDRSHPPNRVMPEDAGESDEFTGRLYWIPNDNPFVSTSGDNFEEYYTVGNRSPHRMSKDSQTGKLFIGEVGQSTHDEINIVAKGKNYGWPVWEGEIAGPFNQCNIQMLNNMEHEVPLTSFSRDDAKSIIGGQVYRGSEFTSYNGKYISADWLTQKIFSVDINNGSHVTLGTLPKRPISFGEGSDGNIYYLLQGNNVQLLRFVAPLLSSGAPQLLSETGVFTDMNNLKVTNGFVPYETIDAFWSDGAVKKRWMALPNDGTYDSEEEQIQYSENGNWIFPVGSVLVKHFDYPTNENNPDITIKIETRFSIKNSDDNWTFLSYRWNSDQTDASLVNMTTGEERPIGILKTDGGIRTEIWRYPSTNECLNCHNESSQGTLGPRTRYLNSDYDYSTHISGGMVANQLVTLSHLGILNEQIFDSDTQDFLTYTSIDDPNATLEDKARSYLDLNCAYCHLPSNGLRAEFDLRLINSLEETGLLTAGIGEVVEGIGNDQKILYPGNAAKSHVFYRVNSTDSGIMMPPIAKGKIDEKGVALLKEWIDQLNVEPNTDGYNEPDPEVNLALLDDAVLGGSVNGGRG